The Bos indicus x Bos taurus breed Angus x Brahman F1 hybrid chromosome 15, Bos_hybrid_MaternalHap_v2.0, whole genome shotgun sequence genome includes a window with the following:
- the LOC113905782 gene encoding trehalase-like isoform X2: MQGRTWGLRLLLLLGLRLGSQEALPPPCGSQIYCHGELLRQVQMAKLYQDDKQFVDMPLSSAPDQVLRHFRELAQTHNLSIPRQELQMFVQEHFRAVGQELQPWTPEDWRDSPQFLQKILDPRLRAWAGQLHQLWKKLGKKVKPEVLSHPEQFSLIYSRHPFIVPGGRFVEFYYWDSYWVMEGLLLSEMPETVKGMLQNFLDLVQTYGHVPNGARVYYLQRSQPPLLTLMMDRYVAHTNDTTFLRDHIETLASELDFWTKNRSISVSSGGKSYILNHYEVPYGGPRPESYSKDAELAATLLEGNRDTLLAELKASAESGWDFSSRWLVGGPNPSSLSSIRTSKLVPVDLNAFLCQAEGLMSNFYSRLGNDSEAAKYRNLRAERMAALKDVLWDEDKGVWFDYDLENEKKNLEFYPSNFAPLWAGCFSDPDDVDKALKYLEDSRILTYQYGIPTSLQKTGQQWDFPNAWAPLQDLVIRV; the protein is encoded by the exons CCAGATTTACTGCCATGGGGAGCTCCTGCGGCAAGTTCAGATGGCCAAACTCTACCAGGATGATAAGCAGTTTGTGGACATGCCACTGTCCTCAGCTCCAG ACCAAGTCCTGAGGCACTTCCGCGAGCTGGCCCAGACCCACAACCTCAGCATCCCCCGGCAGGAGCTGCAAATGTTCGTCCAAGAACACTTTCGGGCTGTGGGGCAGGAGCTGCAGCCCTGGACCCCCGAGGACTGGAGAGACAG CCCCCAGTTTCTGCAGAAGATCTTGGACCCCAGGCTGCGAGCCTGGGCAGGGCAGCTGCACCAACTCTGGAAGAAGCTGGGAAAGAAG GTGAAGCCAGAGGTCCTCAGCCACCCCGAGCAGTTCTCGCTGATCTACTCAAGACACCCCTTCATTGTGCCTGGTGGGCGCTTTGTGGAGTTCTACTACTG GGACTCCTACTGGGTGATGGAGGGTCTACTCCTCTCTGAGATGCCCGAGACAGTGAAGGGCATGCTGCAGAACTTCCTGGACCTGGTGCAGAC GTACGGACACGTCCCCAACGGGGCCCGCGTGTACTACCTGCAGCGGAGCCAGCCCCCGCTCCTGACCCTCATGATGGACCGCTACGTGGCCCACACCAATGACACCACCTTCCTACG GGACCACATTGAGACCCTGGCCTCGGAGCTGGACTTTTGGACTAAGAACAGGAGCATCTCTGTGAGTTCCGGGGGAAAGAGCTACATCCTGAATCACTACGAAGTCCCTTACGGGGGCCCCAG GCCAGAGTCTTACAGCAAAGACGCAGAGCTGGCCGCCACCTTGCTGGAAG GGAACCGGGACACTCTGCTGGCCGAGCTCAAGGCCAGCGCCGAGTCCGGCTGGGACTTCTCCTCACGCTGGCTCGTGGGCGGCCCGAACCCCAGTTCGCTCAGCAGCATCCGAACCAGCAAGCTGGTGCCGGTTGACCTCAATGCCTTCTTGTGCCAGGCGGAGGGGCTCATGAGCAACTTCTACTCCAGACTGG GGAATGACTCTGAAGCCGCAAAGTACAGAAATCTGCGAGCCGAGCGCATGGCTGCCCTGAAGGACGTGCTGTGGGATGAGGACAAAGGGGTCTGGTTTGACTATGACCTTGAGAACGAGAAGAAGAATCTGGAGTTTTACCCATCCAACTTTGCTCCTCTCTGGGCCGGCTGCTTCTCTGACCCAGATGATGTGGATAAAGCTCTGAAATACCTTGAG GACAGCCGGATCCTCACCTACCAGTATGGAATCCCGACCTCTCTCCAGAAGACAGGCCAGCAATGGGACTTCCCCAATGCCTGGGCCCCCCTGCAGGACCTGGTCATCAGAG TATGA
- the LOC113905782 gene encoding trehalase-like isoform X1: MQGRTWGLRLLLLLGLRLGSQEALPPPCGSQIYCHGELLRQVQMAKLYQDDKQFVDMPLSSAPDQVLRHFRELAQTHNLSIPRQELQMFVQEHFRAVGQELQPWTPEDWRDSPQFLQKILDPRLRAWAGQLHQLWKKLGKKVKPEVLSHPEQFSLIYSRHPFIVPGGRFVEFYYWDSYWVMEGLLLSEMPETVKGMLQNFLDLVQTYGHVPNGARVYYLQRSQPPLLTLMMDRYVAHTNDTTFLRDHIETLASELDFWTKNRSISVSSGGKSYILNHYEVPYGGPRPESYSKDAELAATLLEGNRDTLLAELKASAESGWDFSSRWLVGGPNPSSLSSIRTSKLVPVDLNAFLCQAEGLMSNFYSRLGNDSEAAKYRNLRAERMAALKDVLWDEDKGVWFDYDLENEKKNLEFYPSNFAPLWAGCFSDPDDVDKALKYLEDSRILTYQYGIPTSLQKTGQQWDFPNAWAPLQDLVIRGLAKSPSAKAQEVAFQLAQNWIRTNFDVYSKKSAMYEKYDISNGGQPGGGGEYEVQEGFGWTNGVALMLLDRYGDRLSSGAQTALLAPHCLAAALLLSLLPQ; encoded by the exons CCAGATTTACTGCCATGGGGAGCTCCTGCGGCAAGTTCAGATGGCCAAACTCTACCAGGATGATAAGCAGTTTGTGGACATGCCACTGTCCTCAGCTCCAG ACCAAGTCCTGAGGCACTTCCGCGAGCTGGCCCAGACCCACAACCTCAGCATCCCCCGGCAGGAGCTGCAAATGTTCGTCCAAGAACACTTTCGGGCTGTGGGGCAGGAGCTGCAGCCCTGGACCCCCGAGGACTGGAGAGACAG CCCCCAGTTTCTGCAGAAGATCTTGGACCCCAGGCTGCGAGCCTGGGCAGGGCAGCTGCACCAACTCTGGAAGAAGCTGGGAAAGAAG GTGAAGCCAGAGGTCCTCAGCCACCCCGAGCAGTTCTCGCTGATCTACTCAAGACACCCCTTCATTGTGCCTGGTGGGCGCTTTGTGGAGTTCTACTACTG GGACTCCTACTGGGTGATGGAGGGTCTACTCCTCTCTGAGATGCCCGAGACAGTGAAGGGCATGCTGCAGAACTTCCTGGACCTGGTGCAGAC GTACGGACACGTCCCCAACGGGGCCCGCGTGTACTACCTGCAGCGGAGCCAGCCCCCGCTCCTGACCCTCATGATGGACCGCTACGTGGCCCACACCAATGACACCACCTTCCTACG GGACCACATTGAGACCCTGGCCTCGGAGCTGGACTTTTGGACTAAGAACAGGAGCATCTCTGTGAGTTCCGGGGGAAAGAGCTACATCCTGAATCACTACGAAGTCCCTTACGGGGGCCCCAG GCCAGAGTCTTACAGCAAAGACGCAGAGCTGGCCGCCACCTTGCTGGAAG GGAACCGGGACACTCTGCTGGCCGAGCTCAAGGCCAGCGCCGAGTCCGGCTGGGACTTCTCCTCACGCTGGCTCGTGGGCGGCCCGAACCCCAGTTCGCTCAGCAGCATCCGAACCAGCAAGCTGGTGCCGGTTGACCTCAATGCCTTCTTGTGCCAGGCGGAGGGGCTCATGAGCAACTTCTACTCCAGACTGG GGAATGACTCTGAAGCCGCAAAGTACAGAAATCTGCGAGCCGAGCGCATGGCTGCCCTGAAGGACGTGCTGTGGGATGAGGACAAAGGGGTCTGGTTTGACTATGACCTTGAGAACGAGAAGAAGAATCTGGAGTTTTACCCATCCAACTTTGCTCCTCTCTGGGCCGGCTGCTTCTCTGACCCAGATGATGTGGATAAAGCTCTGAAATACCTTGAG GACAGCCGGATCCTCACCTACCAGTATGGAATCCCGACCTCTCTCCAGAAGACAGGCCAGCAATGGGACTTCCCCAATGCCTGGGCCCCCCTGCAGGACCTGGTCATCAGAG GTCTGGCCAAGTCTCCTTCAGCCAAAGCCCAGGAAGTAGCTTTCCAGCTGGCCCAGAATTGGATCCGAACCAACTTTGATGTCTACTCCAAAAAGTCAGCCATGTATGAGAAG TATGACATCAGCAACGGTGGACAGCCAGGTGGTGGAGGGGAGTATGAAGTTCAG GAGGGATTTGGCTGGACCAATGGTGTGGCTCTGATGCTGCTGGACCGCTATGGGGACCGGCTGAGCTCGGGGGCCCAGACCGCTCTGCTGGCGCCCCACTGCCTCGCAGCTGCCCTCCTGCTCAGCCTCCTGCCACAGTGA